One stretch of Prunus persica cultivar Lovell chromosome G1, Prunus_persica_NCBIv2, whole genome shotgun sequence DNA includes these proteins:
- the LOC18788311 gene encoding oxysterol-binding protein-related protein 1C yields the protein MHPFCCVSTLSDHSSDLHMSSFGSRSDTHIRPAKLDPNSNHSNSFSHSSADYGRLSQRTTAAAAAAAVAAAEVVARPPSAREQPVDVKINDIVGNGVSGILYKWVNYGKGWRPRWFVLQDGVLSYYKIHGPDRIVVSVETEKGSKVIGEESMRRISRHRRNGTPHQLRRKPFGEVHLKVSSIRESKSDDKRFSIFTGTKRLHLRAESREDRYAWVEALQAVKDMFPRISNSELMAPVDNVAVSTEKLRQRLVEEGVRDAAIQDSEQIMKTEFAALQNQLLLLKQKQWLLIDTLRQLETEKVDLENTVVDESRQLKDGGASARSRQDKFSEGSATDSDEDNGRVDDAAEEETDEEDNAFFDTRDFLSSSSFKSNGSEYRMSSVSSDDEGINAIESEDGIDPSMRSVGANFPFIKRRKKLPDPVEKEKSVSLWSMIKDNIGKDLTKICLPVYFNEPLSTLQKGFEDLEYSYLLDRAYEWGKRGNSLMRILNVAAFAVSGYASTEGRICKPFNPLLGETFEADYPDKGLRFFSEKVSHHPMIIACHCEGKGWKFWGDSNLKSKFWGRSIQLDPVGVLTLEFDDGEVLQWSKVTTSIYNLILGKLYCDHYGTMRIQGKHEYSCKLKFKEQSIIDRNPHQVHGIVQDRNGKTVATMFGKWDESMHYVNGDCSGKGKGSDSLSEACLLWKRSKPPKFPTRYNLTRFAITMNELTPGLKEKLPPTDSRLRPDQRYLENGEYEMANAEKLRLEQRQRQARKMQEQGWRPQWFAKDKGSDTYQYIGGYWEAREKGRWDSCPDIFGQVPCEPLLE from the exons ATGCATCCCTTCTGCTGCGTCTCCACGCTCTCCGATCACTCCTCGGACCTCCACATGTCCTCCTTCGGCTCCAGATCCGACACGCACATCCGCCCCGCGAAACTCGACCCGAATAGCAATCATAGCAACAGCTTCAGCCATTCCAGCGCCGACTACGGCCGCCTCAGCCAGCGGACCACCGCGGCAGCGGCCGCGGCAGCCGTCGCAGCCGCAGAGGTTGTGGCTCGGCCGCCCTCGGCTCGGGAGCAGCCGGTAGACGTCAAGATAAACGACATCGTCGGGAATGGCGTTTCAGGGATTCTGTACAAGTGGGTGAATTACGGCAAAGGGTGGCGGCCGAGGTGGTTCGTGTTGCAGGATGGAGTGTTGTCGTATTATAAGATTCACGGCCCCGATAGGATAGTCGTTAGCGTTGAGACCGAGAAAGGCTCGAAAGTCATCGGCGAAGAATCGATGCGGAGGATTTCGAGGCACAGGAGGAATGGCACTCCTCACCAGCTTCGTCGCAAGCCCTTCGGCGAAGTCCATCTCAAG GTTTCGAGCATCCGCGAAAGCAAATCAGATGATAAGAGATTCTCGATCTTCACAGGCACCAAGAGGCTGCATTTGAGGGCAGAGTCGCGAGAAGATCGATACGCGTGGGTGGAAGCATTGCAGGCTGTGAAAGACATGTTCCCGCGGATTTCTAACAGCGAGTTGATGGCTCCGGTGGACAATGTCGCCGTTTCAACCGAGAAACTTAGGCAGCGACTTGTGGAAGAAGGTGTGAGGGATGCAGCCATTCAGGACAGTGAACAGATAATGAAGACTGAGTTTGCAGCGCTACAGAACCAGCTCCTACTGCTCAAGCAAAAGCAGTGGCTCTTAATCGACACGCTGCGACAGTTAGAG ACAGAAAAGGTAGATTTGGAGAATACAGTGGTTGATGAGAGCCGTCAGTTGAAAGATGGTGGGGCTTCTGCTAGATCAAGGCAAGACAAATTCAGTG aAGGAAGTGCAACTGACTCTGACGAGGATAATGGAAGAGTTGATGATGCTGCAGAGGAAGAAACAGATGAAGAGGACAATGCTTTCTTTGATACTCGTGATTTTCTTTCATCAAGTTCTTTCAAAAGTAATGGGTCCGAATATCGGATGTCATCTGTCTCTTCAGATGATGAAGGGATAAATGCCATTGAATCAGAAGATGGTATCGATCCATCCATGAGATCAGTTGGAGCTAACTTTCCTTTCATCAAGCGGCGTAAGAAATTGCCTGACCCTgttgaaaaagagaagagtgTTAGTCTTTGGTCAATGATTAAGGATAACATTGGGAAGGATCTCACAAAAATCTGTCTTCCTGTATACTTTAATGAGCCTCTGTCTACTCTACAAAAAGGTTTTGAGGATTTGGAATACTCATACCTCCTTGATCGAGCTTATGAATGGGGTAAAAGG GGTAATAGTCTTATGAGGATTCTTAATGTGGCTGCTTTTGCGGTTTCTGGATATGCATCAACTGAAGGAAGGATTTGCAAGCCATTCAATCCATTATTGGGGGAAACATTTGAGGCTGACTATCCAGACAAAGGCCTCCGGTTTTTCTCAGAGAAG GTTAGTCATCACCCCATGATAATTGCTTGCCACTGTGAGGGTAAAGGATGGAAATTCTGGGGAGACAGCAATTTGAAGAGTAAATTCTGGGGTCGCTCGATTCAGCTTGATCCTGTTGGTGTTCTGACCTTGGAATTTGATGATGGGGAAGTTCTTCAATGGAGTAAA GTTACGACATCCATTTACAACCTCATTTTGGGAAAGCTGTACTGTGATCACTATGGTACGATGCGAATACAGGGAAAGCATGAGTATTCATGTAAGCTGAAATTTAAGGAGCAGTCTATCATTGACCGAAATCCTCACCAg GTACATGGTATAGTTCAGGATAGGAATGGGAAAACGGTAGCAACAATGTTTGGAAAATGGGATGAGAGCATGCACTACGTGAATGGAGACTGTTCAGGGAAGGGAAAAGGATCTGATTCTTTATCTGAAGCCTGCCTGCTCTGGAAGAGGAGCAAGCCACCCAAGTTTCCAACCAGATATAACTTAACACGCTTTGCCATCACAATGAATGAACTCACCCCTGGACTTAAg GAGAAGTTGCCCCCAACAGATTCAAGGCTCAGACCCGATCAAAGGTATCTGGAAAATGGGGAGTATGAAATGGCAAATGCTGAGAAGTTGAGGCTAGAGCAGAGGCAACGGCAG GCTCGAAAGATGCAAGAGCAGGGTTGGAGGCCGCAGTGGTTTGCAAAGGATAAAGGAAGCGACACATACCAGTACATCGGTGGATATTGGGAGGCAAGAGAAAAAGGACGTTGGGATTCATGTCCTGACATTTTTGGCCAAGTCCCTTGTGAACCGCTACTTGAGTAA
- the LOC18791663 gene encoding phosphatidylinositol 4-phosphate 5-kinase 1 isoform X1, translating to MREALLCESPSDVVSHTKKKKSGEEDHKGDRETPQLVLAPAAVAGIGRSRSQAATRRVTPTTTTTITTVAAFPTTTSSSIERHLPNGDLYIGSFSGSVPNGSGKYLWTDGCMYEGEWRRGKASGKGKFSWPSGATYEGEFKSGRMEGSGTFIGSDGDTYRGSWSSDRKHGFGQKRYANGDFYEGSWKRNVQDGQGRYVWGNGNEYVGEWRNGVISGRGVLIWANGNKYDGQWENGVPKGNGIFTWPDGSCYVGTWNKDLKVHQLNGTFYPANGGKEQSLTDIGAFGAENLTITMRKRSVSSVDGARGSLAERTFPRICIWESDGEAGDITCDIIDNVEASMFYRNGTGFDRDGFGKFRRSPCCFSGEPKKPGQTISKGHKNYDLMLNLQLGIRYSIGKHASIVRDLKPSDFDPKEKFWTRFPPEGSNKTPPHQSFEFRWKDYCPMVFRHLRELFQVDPADYMLAICGNDALRELSSPGKSGSFFYLTQDDRFMIKTVKKSEVKVLIRMLQSYYRHVSRYENSLVTKFYGVHCVKPVGGQKTRFIVMGNLFCSDYRIHRRFDLKGSSHGRTTDKPEGEIDEITTLKDLDLNFVFRLQGKWFQDLMKQIDLDCQFLEAERIMDYSLLVGVHFYDGSNTYDKMGLSPFILRSGQKDSYQNEKFMRGCRFLEAELQEMDRVLSGRKPLICLGANMPARAERMTRKSDFDQYTPGGFSHLTPSRSGEIYDVVLYFGIIDILQDYDISKKLEHAYKSLQADPSSISAVDPKLYSKRFRDFIGRIFIEDR from the exons ATGCGTGAAGCACTGCTATGTGAATCGCCGAGCGACGTCGTTTCCCacacgaagaagaagaagtcggGGGAGGAGGACCACAAGGGGGACAGAGAAACACCACAGCTGGTGCTGGCGCCGGCGGCAGTTGCTGGAATCGGGCGCAGCCGATCCCAGGCCGCGACGCGCCGAGTGACGCCGACGACTACGACGACGATAACGACCGTCGCGGCCTTTCCCACGACGACGTCGTCCAGCATCGAGAGGCATCTGCCGAACGGAGATCTCTACATCGGGAGCTTCTCCGGGTCGGTCCCAAACGGATCGGGCAAGTACCTCTGGACCGACGGGTGCATGTATGAAGGCGAGTGGCGGCGAGGGAAGGCCTCCGGCAAAGGCAAGTTCTCGTGGCCGTCGGGCGCGACGTACGAGGGCGAGTTCAAGTCCGGTCGGATGGAGGGGTCCGGGACGTTCATTGGATCCGACGGCGACACGTATCGGGGCTCCTGGTCGTCGGATCGGAAGCACGGGTTCGGGCAGAAACGGTACGCGAATGGCGACTTCTACGAGGGCTCTTGGAAACGAAACGTCCAAGACGGGCAAGGACGGTACGTTTGGGGAAACGGGAATGAGTATGTAGGGGAGTGGCGAAACGGCGTCATTTCGGGTCGCGGGGTGTTGATTTGGGCGAACGGGAACAAATACGACGGGCAATGGGAAAACGGCGTTCCGAAAGGTAACGGAATCTTCACTTGGCCGGACGGGAGCTGCTATGTGGGTACGTGGAACAAGGACCTGAAGGTTCATCAGCTCAACGGTACTTTTTATCCTGCTAATGGCGGGAAGGAGCAGAGCTTGACCGACATTGGGGCTTTTGGGGCTGAGAATCTGACGATTACGATGCGAAAACGCTCCGTTTCGTCGGTGGATGGGGCTAGAGGGAGCTTGGCGGAGAGGACTTTTCCCAGGATTTGTATCTGGGAGTCTGATGGGGAAGCTGGGGATATTACTTGTGATATTATCGATAATGTGGAGGCTTCGATGTTCTACAGAAACGGCACAGGTTTCGATCGAGATGGGTTTGGCAAGTTCCGGCGAAGTCCCTGTTGTTTTTCTGGCGAGCCCAAGAAGCCTGGCCAGACCATATCAAAAGGGCATAAGAACTACGATTTGATGCTCAATCTTCAACTGGGTATTAG atACTCTATTGGGAAGCATGCTTCGATAGTGAGGGATCTTAAGCCCAGTGATTTCGATCCCAAAGAGAAGTTCTGGACCAGGTTTCCACCGGAAGGATCGAACAAAACGCCGCCCCATCAGTCGTTTGAGTTTCGGTGGAAGGACTATTGTCCTATGGTGTTCAG ACATTTGAGGGAGCTATTCCAAGTAGATCCTGCAGATTATATGCTGGCTATTTGTGGAAATGATGCCCTTAGGGAGCTTTCTTCTCCAGGGAAGAGCGGAAGTTTCTTTTACCTGACTCAGGATGATAGATTTATGATAAAGACAGTCAAGAAATCCGAAGTCAAG GTGCTTATTAGGATGCTTCAGAGTTATTACAGACATGTTTCTCGGTATGAAAATTCTCTTGTGACAAAATTCTATGGTGTGCATTGTGTCAAACCTGTCGGCGGCCAGAAG ACGAGGTTTATCGTGATGGGCAATTTGTTCTGCTCGGATTACAGAATACATAGACGATTTGACCTAAAAGGATCATCCCATGGTCGAACAACTGATAAGCCTGAGGGGGAAATCGATGAAATCACAACTCTCAAGGACTTGGATCTTAATTTTGTGTTTCGCCTCCAAGGAAAATGGTTCCAAGACCTTATGAA GCAAATTGATCTAGATTGTCAATTTCTGGAAGCAGAGAGAATCATGGATTATAGTCTTTTGGTTGGTGTTCATTTCTATGATGGCAGCAATACATATGACAAAATGGGGCTGTCACCATTTATTTTGCGATCTG GCCAAAAGGATTCATATCAGAATGAAAAGTTTATGCGTGGGTGTCGATTTCTTGAAGCGGAGCTACAAGAGATGGATCGAGTTTTGTCTGGCCG GAAACCATTGATCTGTTTAGGAGCCAATATGCCTGCTAGGGCAGAGCGGATGACTCGAAAGAGTGACTTTGATCAGTACACCCCTGGTGGGTTCAGTCATTTGACCCCTTCACGAAGCGGTGAAATCTACGACGTAGTCCTCTATTTTGGGATAATCGACATTTTACAAGACTACGATATCAGCAAGAAGTTAGAGCACGCATATAAATCCTTGCAGGCTGACCCAAGTTCGATCTCAGCTGTTGATCCAAAGCTTTACTCGAAGAGGTTCAGGGATTTCATTGGAAGAATCTTCATAGAAGATAGGTAG
- the LOC18791663 gene encoding phosphatidylinositol 4-phosphate 5-kinase 1 isoform X2, with protein MREALLCESPSDVVSHTKKKKSGEEDHKGDRETPQLVLAPAAVAGIGRSRSQAATRRVTPTTTTTITTVAAFPTTTSSSIERHLPNGDLYIGSFSGSVPNGSGKYLWTDGCMYEGEWRRGKASGKGKFSWPSGATYEGEFKSGRMEGSGTFIGSDGDTYRGSWSSDRKHGFGQKRYANGDFYEGSWKRNVQDGQGRYVWGNGNEYVGEWRNGVISGRGVLIWANGNKYDGQWENGVPKGNGIFTWPDGSCYVGTWNKDLKVHQLNGTFYPANGGKEQSLTDIGAFGAENLTITMRKRSVSSVDGARGSLAERTFPRICIWESDGEAGDITCDIIDNVEASMFYRNGTGFDRDGFGKFRRSPCCFSGEPKKPGQTISKGHKNYDLMLNLQLGIRYSIGKHASIVRDLKPSDFDPKEKFWTRFPPEGSNKTPPHQSFEFRWKDYCPMVFRHLRELFQVDPADYMLAICGNDALRELSSPGKSGSFFYLTQDDRFMIKTVKKSEVKVLIRMLQSYYRHVSRYENSLVTKFYGVHCVKPVGGQKTRFIVMGNLFCSDYRIHRRFDLKGSSHGRTTDKPEGEIDEITTLKDLDLNFVFRLQGKWFQDLMKQIDLDCQFLEAERIMDYSLPPPIGDL; from the exons ATGCGTGAAGCACTGCTATGTGAATCGCCGAGCGACGTCGTTTCCCacacgaagaagaagaagtcggGGGAGGAGGACCACAAGGGGGACAGAGAAACACCACAGCTGGTGCTGGCGCCGGCGGCAGTTGCTGGAATCGGGCGCAGCCGATCCCAGGCCGCGACGCGCCGAGTGACGCCGACGACTACGACGACGATAACGACCGTCGCGGCCTTTCCCACGACGACGTCGTCCAGCATCGAGAGGCATCTGCCGAACGGAGATCTCTACATCGGGAGCTTCTCCGGGTCGGTCCCAAACGGATCGGGCAAGTACCTCTGGACCGACGGGTGCATGTATGAAGGCGAGTGGCGGCGAGGGAAGGCCTCCGGCAAAGGCAAGTTCTCGTGGCCGTCGGGCGCGACGTACGAGGGCGAGTTCAAGTCCGGTCGGATGGAGGGGTCCGGGACGTTCATTGGATCCGACGGCGACACGTATCGGGGCTCCTGGTCGTCGGATCGGAAGCACGGGTTCGGGCAGAAACGGTACGCGAATGGCGACTTCTACGAGGGCTCTTGGAAACGAAACGTCCAAGACGGGCAAGGACGGTACGTTTGGGGAAACGGGAATGAGTATGTAGGGGAGTGGCGAAACGGCGTCATTTCGGGTCGCGGGGTGTTGATTTGGGCGAACGGGAACAAATACGACGGGCAATGGGAAAACGGCGTTCCGAAAGGTAACGGAATCTTCACTTGGCCGGACGGGAGCTGCTATGTGGGTACGTGGAACAAGGACCTGAAGGTTCATCAGCTCAACGGTACTTTTTATCCTGCTAATGGCGGGAAGGAGCAGAGCTTGACCGACATTGGGGCTTTTGGGGCTGAGAATCTGACGATTACGATGCGAAAACGCTCCGTTTCGTCGGTGGATGGGGCTAGAGGGAGCTTGGCGGAGAGGACTTTTCCCAGGATTTGTATCTGGGAGTCTGATGGGGAAGCTGGGGATATTACTTGTGATATTATCGATAATGTGGAGGCTTCGATGTTCTACAGAAACGGCACAGGTTTCGATCGAGATGGGTTTGGCAAGTTCCGGCGAAGTCCCTGTTGTTTTTCTGGCGAGCCCAAGAAGCCTGGCCAGACCATATCAAAAGGGCATAAGAACTACGATTTGATGCTCAATCTTCAACTGGGTATTAG atACTCTATTGGGAAGCATGCTTCGATAGTGAGGGATCTTAAGCCCAGTGATTTCGATCCCAAAGAGAAGTTCTGGACCAGGTTTCCACCGGAAGGATCGAACAAAACGCCGCCCCATCAGTCGTTTGAGTTTCGGTGGAAGGACTATTGTCCTATGGTGTTCAG ACATTTGAGGGAGCTATTCCAAGTAGATCCTGCAGATTATATGCTGGCTATTTGTGGAAATGATGCCCTTAGGGAGCTTTCTTCTCCAGGGAAGAGCGGAAGTTTCTTTTACCTGACTCAGGATGATAGATTTATGATAAAGACAGTCAAGAAATCCGAAGTCAAG GTGCTTATTAGGATGCTTCAGAGTTATTACAGACATGTTTCTCGGTATGAAAATTCTCTTGTGACAAAATTCTATG GTGTGCATTGTGTCAAACCTGTCGGCGGCCAGAAG ACGAGGTTTATCGTGATGGGCAATTTGTTCTGCTCGGATTACAGAATACATAGACGATTTGACCTAAAAGGATCATCCCATGGTCGAACAACTGATAAGCCTGAGGGGGAAATCGATGAAATCACAACTCTCAAGGACTTGGATCTTAATTTTGTGTTTCGCCTCCAAGGAAAATGGTTCCAAGACCTTATGAA GCAAATTGATCTAGATTGTCAATTTCTGGAAGCAGAGAGAATCATGGATTATAGTCTTCCTCCTCCCATCGGTGATTTGTAG
- the LOC18793724 gene encoding profilin has translation MSWQTYVDDHLMCDIEGQHLTAAAIVGHDGSVWAQSSSFPKFKPEEIAAIMKDFDEPGSLAPTGLHLAGTKYMVIQGEGGAVIRGKKGSGGITVKKTGQAMIFGIYEEPLTPGQCNMIVERLGDYLIDQGL, from the exons ATGTCGTGGCAGACGTACGTCGATGATCACTTGATGTGCGACATCGAAGGCCAACATCTCACGGCCGCGGCCATCGTCGGTCACGACGGAAGTGTGTGGGCTCAGAGCTCCAGCTTCCCTAAG TTTAAGCCTGAAGAAATTGCGGCGATAATGAAAGATTTCGATGAGCCGGGGTCTCTTGCCCCTACTGGATTGCACCTTGCTGGCACAAAGTATATGGTTATTCAAGGGGAGGGAGGAGCTGTAATTCGTGGAAAGaag GGTTCTGGTGGCATTACTGTGAAGAAAACTGGCCAGGCTATGATTTTCGGTATATACGAGGAGCCCTTGACACCAGGGCAGTGTAATATGATCGTGGAGAGGTTGGGAGACTACCTGATTGATCAAGGCCTGTAG
- the LOC18790327 gene encoding DNA-directed RNA polymerase III subunit RPC7, whose protein sequence is MAYRGRGRGGFGGGGGFGYATQVPFELFPDVDLPNVKGILDPDKKINQGKSEEENLVNQSRKFQKIWKGSPFYLEQTTSKERQNTEVERYSDRLKPKTTIRRGALFDILELKGFPQELTGGSRAQEPGRKRVRWNPDSELQKLDLFEKLEQRQGNNDGKEKKEGEGEDEDEEEEEEEPEEDFSDDDYQKNQDFDDDDDDFNMEDDGDDEPLL, encoded by the exons ATGGCGTATAGAGGTCGTGGACGCGGTGGATTTGGAGGAGGTGGCGGTTTTGGCTATGCCACTCAAGTTCCCTTTGAGCTTTTTCCT GATGTTGATTTGCCTAATGTCAAAGGTATACTTGATCCAGATAAAAAGATAAACCAGGGTAAGAGTGAGGAAGAAAACTTAGTCAATCAAAGTCGCaagtttcaaaaaatttggaaaggcTCTCCTTTTTATCTTGAGCAGACCACTTCAAAGG AGAGGCAAAACACAGAAGTAGAAAGATATTCTGACAGGTTGAAGCCAAAAACCACGATAAGACGCGGTGCTCTTTTTGATATATTGGAGCTCAAGGGATTTCCCCAAGAACTGACTGGAG GTTCAAGGGCGCAGGAACCAGGCCGAAAGAGAGTTCGATGGAATCCTGACTCAG AGCTGCAGAAGTTAGATTTATTTGAAAAGCTTGAACAGCGTCAG GGTAATAatgatggaaaagaaaagaaagaaggtgaAGGtgaggatgaagatgaagaagaggaggaggaggagccaGAAGAAGACTTCAGTGATGATGATTATCAGAAG AACCAAGATttcgatgatgatgatgatgattttaaTATGgaagatgatggtgatg ATGAACCTCTTTTGTAG